In Nocardioides cavernae, a single genomic region encodes these proteins:
- the frr gene encoding ribosome recycling factor has protein sequence MNDVMNDADAKMGKSVEATREEFAAIRAGRANPAMFAKITADYYGTQTPLQQLASFSSQDARTILIQPFDMGAMGNIERAIRDSDLGVNPANDGKVLRCVFPELTEERRKEYIKLAKSKAEDGRVSVRNVRRTAKQALEKLEKDGEVGKDDVTGAEKRLDAVTKTHTDKIDELLKHKEAELLEV, from the coding sequence ATCAACGACGTCATGAACGATGCCGACGCCAAGATGGGCAAGTCCGTCGAGGCGACGCGCGAGGAGTTCGCCGCCATCCGCGCCGGCCGTGCCAACCCGGCGATGTTCGCCAAGATCACGGCCGACTACTACGGCACCCAGACCCCGCTGCAGCAGCTCGCCAGCTTCTCCTCGCAGGACGCCCGCACCATCCTCATCCAGCCCTTCGACATGGGCGCGATGGGCAACATCGAGCGGGCCATCCGCGACTCCGACCTCGGCGTCAACCCGGCCAACGACGGCAAGGTGCTGCGCTGCGTCTTCCCCGAGCTGACCGAGGAGCGTCGCAAGGAGTACATCAAGCTCGCCAAGTCGAAGGCGGAGGACGGCCGGGTCTCGGTGCGCAACGTGCGCCGCACCGCCAAGCAGGCCCTCGAGAAGCTCGAGAAGGACGGCGAGGTCGGCAAGGACGACGTCACGGGTGCGGAGAAGCGCCTCGACGCCGTCACCAAGACCCACACCGACAAGATCGACGAGCTCCTCAAGCACAAGGAAGCCGAGCTGCTCGAGGTCTGA
- a CDS encoding SDR family oxidoreductase, with product MRLLVTGGRTGYLGRHVVAAAAGNDVVAVGSADADVRDRAAVVALLERHRPDVIIHTAYVQSDDEVTAAGAAHVAEAAAHVGARLVLVSSDVVFGGSDQPYDETAVPDPVSAYGAAKVAAETAALTSGPDVVVARTSLILGDGSSKHEELFHRLAGGAGGALFEDERRCPVHVADLATALVELAGNDVRGLLHVGGADPVSRLELGRLVARRDGLDPDVLRAGRRSDLADPGPIDVRLDSSLAGRMLTTRLRGATEFLSP from the coding sequence ATGCGCCTGCTCGTCACCGGTGGCCGCACCGGCTACCTGGGCCGGCACGTCGTCGCTGCGGCCGCCGGGAACGACGTCGTCGCCGTCGGGTCGGCCGACGCCGACGTCCGCGACCGCGCGGCCGTGGTCGCGCTCCTCGAGCGGCACCGCCCCGATGTGATCATCCACACGGCCTACGTCCAGTCGGACGACGAGGTCACGGCCGCCGGTGCAGCCCACGTGGCCGAGGCGGCGGCGCACGTCGGCGCACGGCTGGTCCTGGTGTCCTCGGACGTCGTCTTCGGCGGCTCCGACCAGCCGTACGACGAGACGGCGGTGCCGGACCCGGTGTCGGCCTACGGCGCCGCCAAGGTCGCGGCCGAGACCGCTGCCCTCACGTCCGGCCCGGACGTCGTCGTGGCGCGGACCTCGCTGATCCTCGGCGACGGGTCGTCGAAGCACGAGGAGCTGTTCCACAGGCTGGCCGGGGGCGCCGGTGGGGCGCTGTTCGAGGACGAACGCCGCTGCCCGGTCCACGTCGCCGACCTGGCGACCGCCCTCGTCGAGCTCGCAGGCAATGACGTCCGCGGCCTCCTGCACGTGGGTGGGGCCGACCCGGTGAGCCGGCTCGAGCTCGGCCGGCTCGTCGCCCGGCGCGACGGCCTCGACCCCGACGTCCTGCGTGCCGGTCGCCGGTCCGACCTGGCCGACCCCGGCCCCATCGACGTACGCCTCGACTCCTCCCTGGCCGGCCGCATGCTGACCACCCGCCTGCGCGGCGCCACGGAGTTCCTCTCGCCCTGA
- a CDS encoding phosphatidate cytidylyltransferase has translation MTTPDPPAAPAPPPNAPKDHGRAGRDLRAAVVSAVVLVAAILLSLLFWKPAFMGIVAVAVVVAVWELHQGLAAKGVDIPEQPLMLGGVVMVVVAYVWGAPALVTATAVTALVIMLWLLRRGVDGYVMNATASVFTLIYVPFLASFVALLLGEGGTAPAFGLDLDDPGVRGVITFIAITVASDTGGYVAGVLFGRHPMARVISPKKSWEGFAGSMVATIAVGVWLVTSFLGGDWWVGVLLGVIAAVMATLGDLCESVMKRDLGIKDMSQVIPGHGGLMDRLDSLLATVAPIWLVLYYLVF, from the coding sequence ATGACCACTCCTGACCCTCCGGCGGCGCCCGCCCCTCCACCGAACGCACCAAAGGACCACGGTCGCGCCGGTCGCGACCTGCGGGCTGCCGTCGTCTCGGCGGTCGTCCTCGTCGCGGCGATCCTGCTGTCGCTGCTGTTCTGGAAGCCCGCCTTCATGGGCATCGTGGCGGTCGCCGTCGTCGTCGCGGTCTGGGAGCTGCACCAGGGGTTGGCCGCCAAGGGCGTCGACATCCCCGAGCAGCCGCTGATGCTCGGCGGGGTCGTGATGGTCGTCGTGGCCTACGTCTGGGGAGCGCCGGCGCTGGTCACCGCGACCGCGGTCACCGCGCTCGTCATCATGCTGTGGCTGCTGAGGCGCGGGGTCGACGGCTACGTCATGAACGCCACCGCGTCGGTCTTCACCCTCATCTACGTGCCGTTCCTGGCGTCCTTCGTGGCGCTGCTGCTCGGTGAGGGCGGCACCGCCCCCGCATTCGGCCTCGACCTCGACGACCCGGGCGTGCGCGGCGTCATCACCTTCATCGCCATCACCGTCGCCTCCGACACCGGCGGCTACGTCGCCGGCGTCCTCTTCGGCCGGCACCCGATGGCTCGCGTGATCTCGCCCAAGAAGTCGTGGGAGGGCTTCGCCGGCTCGATGGTCGCCACCATCGCGGTCGGCGTCTGGCTGGTGACCTCGTTCCTCGGTGGCGACTGGTGGGTCGGCGTGCTCCTCGGGGTGATCGCCGCGGTGATGGCCACGCTGGGCGACCTCTGCGAGTCGGTCATGAAGCGTGATCTCGGCATCAAGGACATGAGCCAGGTGATCCCCGGCCACGGCGGCCTGATGGACCGGCTCGACTCGCTGCTGGCCACGGTCGCCCCGATCTGGCTGGTCCTCTACTACCTCGTCTTCTGA
- the rpsB gene encoding 30S ribosomal protein S2, producing the protein MAVVTMRQLLESGVHFGHQTRRWNPKMKRFIMTERNGIYIIDLQQSLAYIDRSYAFVKETVAKGGVIMFVGTKKQAQEAIAEQATRVGMPYVNQRWLGGMLTNFQTVHQRINRLKELDEIDFDDVAGSNRTKKELLQMRRERTKLDKTLGGIRDMTKVPSAVWIVDTNKEHLAVEEARKLRIPIIGILDSNCDPDLVDFPIPGNDDAIRAVGLLTRVVADAVAEGLIARSGAKAGDADETVGAEEPLAEWERELLGGDAEKAAAAATGDAAAETPAAEATGAASEAPQADAAADAVTEAPAETATEAPAEAATEAPAEAEAATEAPAETEAPAAEAPAAEAPAEAEADKKD; encoded by the coding sequence ATGGCAGTCGTCACCATGCGCCAGCTGCTCGAGAGCGGCGTCCACTTCGGTCACCAGACCCGTCGCTGGAACCCCAAGATGAAGCGCTTCATCATGACCGAGCGCAACGGCATCTACATCATCGACCTGCAGCAGTCGCTCGCCTACATCGACCGCTCCTACGCCTTCGTCAAGGAGACCGTCGCCAAGGGCGGCGTCATCATGTTCGTCGGCACCAAGAAGCAGGCCCAGGAGGCCATCGCCGAGCAGGCGACGCGCGTCGGGATGCCCTACGTCAACCAGCGTTGGCTCGGCGGCATGCTCACGAACTTCCAGACCGTGCACCAGCGGATCAACCGCCTCAAGGAGCTCGACGAGATCGACTTCGACGACGTCGCGGGCTCCAACCGCACGAAGAAGGAGCTGCTCCAGATGCGCCGCGAGCGCACCAAGCTGGACAAGACGCTCGGCGGCATCCGTGACATGACGAAGGTCCCCTCCGCGGTGTGGATCGTCGACACCAACAAGGAGCACCTGGCCGTCGAGGAGGCGCGCAAGCTCCGGATCCCGATCATCGGCATCCTCGACTCCAACTGCGACCCCGACCTGGTCGACTTCCCGATCCCGGGCAACGACGACGCCATCCGCGCGGTCGGCCTGCTGACCCGCGTGGTCGCCGACGCCGTCGCCGAGGGCCTCATCGCCCGCTCCGGTGCCAAGGCCGGCGACGCCGACGAGACCGTCGGTGCCGAGGAGCCCCTGGCCGAGTGGGAGCGCGAGCTCCTCGGTGGCGACGCCGAGAAGGCTGCCGCGGCCGCCACCGGTGACGCTGCTGCCGAGACCCCGGCCGCCGAGGCCACCGGTGCCGCGTCCGAGGCCCCGCAGGCCGACGCCGCTGCCGACGCCGTGACCGAGGCGCCCGCCGAGACCGCGACCGAGGCCCCCGCCGAGGCTGCGACCGAGGCCCCCGCCGAGGCCGAGGCCGCCACCGAGGCCCCCGCCGAGACCGAGGCCCCCGCCGCCGAGGCGCCCGCCGCCGAGGCGCCCGCCGAGGCCGAGGCCGACAAGAAGGACTGA
- the rlmN gene encoding 23S rRNA (adenine(2503)-C(2))-methyltransferase RlmN, with translation MSEPIKTLPLVFDEPRGRKKPPRHLADLDDAGRKALLEEMGLPGFRAKQLSTHYFGRLVDDPAEMTDLPATQRDELVAALLPDLMTPLRTLEADKGTTRKTLWKLFDGALVESVLMRYPDRATVCVSSQAGCGMACPFCATGMGGLQRNMSTAEIVEQVVAGARSMARGEVPGGPGRVSNVVFMGMGEPLANYKAVIGAVRRLVDPSPSGLGMSARGITVSTVGLVPRINQLTEEGIPVTLALSLHAPDDELRNELVPINTRFSVAETVEAAWNYARVTKRRVSIEYAMMRGINDQAHRADLLGDVLNSYGDWGWVHVNLIPLNPIEGSKWTASDPADEREFVRRLEAKGIPTTVRDTRGREIDGACGQLAAKE, from the coding sequence ATGTCCGAGCCGATCAAGACCCTGCCCCTCGTCTTCGACGAGCCCCGCGGCCGCAAGAAGCCGCCGCGGCACCTCGCCGACCTCGACGACGCGGGCCGCAAGGCGCTGCTGGAGGAGATGGGACTGCCGGGCTTCCGCGCCAAGCAGCTCTCCACGCACTACTTCGGCCGCCTCGTCGACGACCCGGCAGAGATGACCGACCTCCCGGCCACCCAGCGCGACGAGCTCGTCGCCGCGCTGCTGCCCGACCTGATGACGCCGCTGCGCACGCTGGAGGCCGACAAGGGCACCACGCGCAAGACCCTGTGGAAGCTCTTCGACGGCGCGCTCGTCGAGTCGGTGCTGATGCGCTACCCCGACCGCGCCACCGTCTGCGTCTCGAGCCAGGCCGGCTGCGGCATGGCGTGCCCGTTCTGCGCGACCGGCATGGGCGGCCTGCAGCGCAACATGTCGACCGCCGAGATCGTCGAGCAGGTCGTCGCCGGTGCCCGCTCGATGGCGCGCGGCGAGGTCCCCGGCGGACCGGGCCGGGTCTCCAACGTGGTCTTCATGGGCATGGGGGAGCCGCTCGCCAACTACAAGGCCGTCATCGGTGCCGTACGCCGCCTCGTCGACCCGTCGCCGTCCGGGCTGGGCATGAGCGCCCGCGGCATCACGGTCTCGACCGTGGGTCTGGTGCCGCGGATCAACCAGCTGACCGAGGAGGGCATCCCGGTCACGCTCGCGCTGAGCCTGCACGCCCCCGACGACGAGCTGCGCAACGAGCTGGTGCCGATCAACACCCGGTTCTCGGTCGCCGAGACCGTCGAGGCGGCGTGGAACTACGCCCGCGTGACCAAGCGGCGCGTGTCGATCGAGTACGCCATGATGCGCGGCATCAACGACCAGGCCCACCGCGCGGACCTGCTCGGTGACGTGCTCAACTCCTACGGCGACTGGGGCTGGGTGCACGTCAACCTGATCCCGCTGAACCCGATCGAGGGCTCGAAGTGGACGGCGTCCGACCCGGCCGACGAGCGCGAGTTCGTCCGCAGGCTCGAGGCGAAGGGCATCCCGACGACCGTCCGCGACACCCGTGGGCGCGAGATCGACGGCGCCTGCGGCCAGCTCGCCGCCAAGGAGTAG
- the pyrH gene encoding UMP kinase translates to MHVAYKRVLLKLSGEVFGGGEVGLDLDVINSLAGEVAEVAKSGVQIAIVVGGGNFFRGAELQQRGMERARADYMGMLGTVMNCLALQDFIEKHGVETRVQTAITMGQVAEPYIPRRAIRHMEKGRVVIFGAGAGMPFFSTDTVAAQRALETRCEVILMGKQGVDGVYDSDPKTNPDAVKFDQLSYDEYLARDLKVADATGIAMARDNRMDIVFFNLSTPGTIGRAVRGEKIGTLVSSTA, encoded by the coding sequence ATGCACGTGGCGTACAAGCGAGTCCTGCTCAAGCTCTCCGGTGAAGTGTTCGGCGGAGGTGAGGTGGGGTTGGACCTCGACGTCATCAACTCCCTCGCCGGCGAGGTGGCCGAGGTCGCCAAGTCGGGCGTCCAGATCGCGATCGTCGTGGGCGGCGGCAACTTCTTCCGCGGCGCCGAGCTCCAGCAGCGTGGCATGGAGCGGGCCCGCGCCGACTACATGGGCATGCTCGGCACGGTCATGAACTGCCTCGCGCTCCAAGACTTCATCGAGAAGCACGGCGTCGAGACGCGCGTGCAGACGGCCATCACGATGGGCCAGGTCGCCGAGCCCTACATCCCGCGCCGGGCCATCCGGCACATGGAGAAGGGTCGCGTCGTGATCTTCGGCGCCGGCGCCGGCATGCCGTTCTTCTCCACCGACACCGTGGCCGCCCAGCGTGCGCTGGAGACGCGCTGCGAGGTGATCCTGATGGGCAAGCAGGGCGTCGACGGCGTCTACGACTCCGACCCCAAGACCAACCCCGACGCGGTGAAGTTCGACCAGCTGAGCTACGACGAGTACCTCGCGCGCGACCTCAAGGTCGCCGACGCGACCGGCATCGCCATGGCCCGCGACAACCGGATGGACATCGTCTTCTTCAACCTCTCCACCCCGGGCACCATCGGGCGGGCGGTGCGGGGTGAGAAGATCGGCACGCTGGTGAGCAGCACGGCCTGA
- a CDS encoding M23 family metallopeptidase, whose protein sequence is MRAVLGAVLLVLVHMFLLGVTGPADARPDDPVGVWPLDPRPDVVRHFEPPPTPYAAGHRGVDLAGSPGQAVRASLAGTVGFVGSIGGKPVVTVLHVGRRTTYEPVVASVERGQVVAAGDVLGRLVVADSHCFPAACLHWGLVEGDGDARTYLDPLSLVGGGPVRLLPLWRDDPVTVRLPWSPPLATWRRPVEWVA, encoded by the coding sequence ATGCGAGCCGTCCTCGGAGCTGTCCTCCTCGTGCTGGTGCACATGTTCCTTCTCGGTGTCACCGGACCTGCGGACGCGCGTCCCGACGACCCGGTCGGCGTGTGGCCCCTCGATCCCCGACCCGACGTCGTCCGACACTTCGAGCCGCCGCCGACCCCCTACGCCGCCGGGCACCGAGGCGTCGACCTCGCCGGATCCCCCGGCCAGGCGGTGCGGGCGTCGCTCGCCGGCACGGTCGGCTTCGTCGGCTCGATCGGCGGCAAGCCGGTCGTCACCGTGCTGCACGTCGGTCGTCGTACGACGTACGAGCCGGTCGTCGCGTCCGTCGAGCGCGGCCAGGTGGTGGCCGCCGGCGACGTGCTGGGGCGCCTGGTGGTCGCCGACAGCCACTGCTTCCCGGCCGCCTGCCTGCACTGGGGCCTGGTCGAGGGCGACGGCGACGCACGGACCTACCTCGACCCGCTCTCCCTCGTCGGTGGCGGCCCGGTGCGGCTGCTACCGCTCTGGCGCGACGACCCGGTCACGGTCCGGCTCCCGTGGAGCCCGCCGCTCGCGACGTGGCGCCGCCCGGTCGAGTGGGTCGCCTGA
- a CDS encoding tyrosine recombinase XerC produces the protein MSKPEASDQDTGEGLPESFVRLLGDYERHLVSERDLTPHTVRAYLGDIAGLLDHCQRLGVTDVTDLDLRALRSWLARLQTTGRSRTTIARRATAARVFTAWLHRTGRLPTDPGAALGSPKKHKTLPPVLRADEAESLIRSAADLADDGSPVGLRDVAMLELLYATGIRVGELVGLDIDDVDDERRVVRVFGKGRKERSVPYGTPAGRAVDRWLTGGRPALRVEGSGPALFLGVRGRRIDQRAVRELVHRRIADVPGAPDIGPHGLRHTAATHLLEGGADLRSVQELLGHASLATTQLYTHVTTDRLRRAYQQAHPRA, from the coding sequence GTGAGCAAGCCGGAGGCGTCCGACCAGGACACGGGGGAGGGCCTGCCCGAGTCCTTCGTCCGCCTCCTGGGTGACTACGAGCGCCACCTCGTCTCCGAGCGCGACCTCACCCCCCACACCGTGCGCGCCTACCTCGGCGACATCGCCGGACTGCTCGACCACTGCCAGCGCCTAGGGGTCACCGACGTGACCGACCTCGACCTCCGCGCGCTGCGCAGCTGGCTGGCGCGGCTCCAGACCACGGGCCGCAGCCGGACGACGATCGCGCGGCGCGCCACGGCCGCACGGGTGTTCACGGCCTGGCTGCACCGGACCGGCCGGCTGCCGACCGACCCGGGAGCCGCGCTCGGCTCGCCCAAGAAGCACAAGACCCTTCCGCCGGTCCTGCGGGCCGACGAGGCCGAGTCGCTCATCCGGTCGGCCGCCGACCTCGCCGACGACGGCAGCCCCGTCGGGCTACGTGACGTCGCGATGCTCGAGCTGCTCTACGCGACCGGGATCCGGGTCGGCGAGCTCGTCGGGCTCGACATCGACGACGTCGACGACGAGCGCCGGGTCGTGCGCGTCTTCGGCAAGGGCCGCAAGGAACGCTCCGTGCCCTATGGCACGCCGGCTGGCCGTGCTGTCGACCGCTGGCTGACCGGCGGCCGGCCCGCCCTGCGCGTGGAGGGGTCCGGCCCGGCGCTGTTCCTGGGCGTGCGCGGTCGGCGGATCGACCAGCGGGCGGTCCGCGAGCTCGTGCACCGTCGCATCGCCGACGTGCCCGGAGCGCCCGACATCGGGCCGCACGGCCTGCGCCACACCGCAGCCACCCACCTGCTCGAGGGCGGGGCCGACCTCCGCTCGGTCCAGGAGCTGCTCGGCCACGCCTCGCTCGCCACCACCCAGCTCTACACGCACGTCACGACCGACCGGCTGCGTCGGGCGTACCAGCAGGCCCACCCCCGCGCCTGA
- the tsf gene encoding translation elongation factor Ts, with protein sequence MANFTAADVKKLRELTQAGMMDCKKALTEADGDFDKAVELLRVKGAAKAAARGAEREAVAGLVATAGNALVELKSETDFVAKNEDFIAKAQQIAEVANTVKATDTAALKAAELDGKTVGEVVQDLAITIGEKIELGEVAYFDGTTVTYMHKRAADLPPAVGVLVEFEGDEAAARAAAMQIAAMKAQYLTRDEVPADVVESERSIAEQKTREEGKPEQAIAKIVEGRLGGFYKEIVLLEQESVTESKKSVKAVLDAAGTTVKRFARFEVGA encoded by the coding sequence ATGGCCAACTTCACCGCCGCCGACGTCAAGAAGCTCCGTGAGCTGACCCAGGCCGGGATGATGGACTGCAAGAAGGCGCTGACCGAGGCGGACGGCGACTTCGACAAGGCTGTCGAGCTGCTCCGCGTCAAGGGTGCCGCCAAGGCTGCCGCCCGCGGCGCCGAGCGCGAGGCCGTCGCCGGGCTCGTCGCCACCGCCGGCAACGCGCTGGTCGAGCTCAAGAGCGAGACCGACTTCGTCGCCAAGAACGAGGACTTCATCGCCAAGGCGCAGCAGATCGCCGAGGTCGCCAACACGGTCAAGGCCACCGACACCGCGGCCCTCAAGGCGGCCGAGCTCGACGGCAAGACCGTCGGCGAGGTCGTCCAGGACCTGGCCATCACCATCGGCGAGAAGATCGAGCTGGGCGAGGTCGCCTACTTCGACGGCACCACCGTCACCTACATGCACAAGCGTGCCGCCGACCTGCCGCCCGCCGTGGGCGTGCTGGTGGAGTTCGAGGGTGACGAGGCCGCCGCCCGCGCCGCTGCGATGCAGATCGCCGCGATGAAGGCGCAGTACCTCACCCGCGACGAGGTCCCCGCCGACGTCGTCGAGTCCGAGCGCTCCATCGCTGAGCAGAAGACCCGCGAGGAGGGCAAGCCCGAGCAGGCGATCGCCAAGATCGTCGAGGGTCGCCTCGGTGGGTTCTACAAGGAGATCGTCCTGCTCGAGCAGGAGTCGGTCACCGAGTCGAAGAAGTCGGTCAAGGCCGTCCTCGACGCGGCCGGCACCACCGTGAAGCGGTTCGCCCGCTTCGAGGTCGGCGCCTGA
- a CDS encoding LOG family protein, translating to MKHSHGRVIDVTTLPDLDRRLAAGARSLAGWRVVGLDLTERGEALLERSLGGALFLGCDFTDGDDDVVRRAGAIVLPEIPGIPVDTYRATLYSPVDLYDAARYHDTLDARTYAWSRDATSPEDTLAMALHDHHVDTALAAWVAGRDLVGVMGGHALERGSPAYAAAARLGHALGDHLTVATGGGPGAMEAANLGAFLPDGLDDALGQLATVPSFRPDVGAWARVALDVVGATSDGRESLGIPTWHYGHEPPNVFATAIAKFFANAPREALLLEVCTGGIVFLPGAGGTVQEIFQDACENYYAGQSAVAPMVLLGRRYWTEELPVWPLLQALASGRAMEPHVHLVDTVEEAVHVVRDTLSRRGDG from the coding sequence GTGAAGCACTCCCACGGACGTGTCATCGACGTCACGACCCTCCCCGACCTCGACCGCAGGCTCGCCGCCGGCGCCCGCTCGCTCGCCGGGTGGCGCGTCGTCGGGCTGGACCTCACCGAGCGGGGGGAAGCGCTGCTCGAGAGGTCGCTCGGCGGGGCGCTGTTCCTGGGCTGCGACTTCACCGACGGCGACGACGACGTCGTACGTCGTGCCGGTGCGATCGTGCTGCCCGAGATCCCCGGCATCCCTGTCGACACCTACCGGGCCACGCTCTACTCCCCCGTCGACCTCTACGACGCCGCGCGCTACCACGACACCCTCGACGCGCGCACCTACGCCTGGTCGCGCGACGCCACCAGTCCCGAGGACACCCTGGCGATGGCGCTGCACGACCACCACGTCGACACGGCTCTCGCAGCGTGGGTGGCCGGACGTGACCTGGTCGGCGTCATGGGCGGTCACGCGCTCGAGCGGGGCAGCCCGGCGTACGCCGCCGCGGCCCGCCTCGGGCACGCGCTCGGCGACCACCTCACGGTAGCCACGGGCGGCGGTCCGGGAGCCATGGAGGCGGCGAACCTCGGCGCGTTCCTGCCCGACGGCCTCGACGACGCGCTGGGACAGCTCGCGACAGTGCCGTCGTTCCGGCCGGACGTGGGTGCGTGGGCGCGGGTGGCCCTCGACGTCGTGGGCGCGACGTCGGACGGCCGGGAGTCGCTCGGCATCCCGACGTGGCACTACGGCCACGAGCCGCCCAACGTCTTCGCCACCGCGATCGCGAAGTTCTTCGCCAACGCGCCGCGCGAGGCGCTGCTGCTCGAGGTGTGCACCGGGGGGATCGTCTTCCTGCCGGGCGCCGGGGGCACCGTGCAGGAGATCTTCCAGGACGCCTGCGAGAACTACTACGCAGGCCAGAGCGCCGTCGCGCCGATGGTGCTGCTCGGCCGGCGCTACTGGACCGAGGAGCTGCCGGTGTGGCCGCTGCTCCAGGCGCTGGCCTCGGGTCGGGCGATGGAGCCGCACGTGCACCTCGTCGACACCGTCGAGGAGGCCGTGCACGTCGTGCGGGACACGCTCAGCCGGCGCGGCGACGGGTGA
- a CDS encoding glycosyltransferase family 4 protein, with product MDLHERRRRSRTVPATVVPLAPERPAPARAGRLRVLVVTESFLPQVNGVTNSVRRVLEHLAAEGHEAELVAPTGPATYAGFPVTIARGASLPFYADFRIGLETRRRLRATMERFRPDVVHIASPAALGLQAARAARSLGIPTVAIYQTDLVGFAEQYGVPGGARAMGALTRRIHLGVDRTLAPSTASIAQLEGLGVHAVARWPRGVDQELFAPARRDEALHSELAPDGSLLVGYVGRLAAEKELELLAHVDRLPGVRLVLVGGGPEEARLKALLPDAAFLGVLHGEELARAHATLDVFVHTGRHETYCQSAQEALASGVPVVAPRSGGPIDVVPDGIAGHLYEPGDAADLLSHVERLVAHPVLRRRMALAARQSVQGRTWQAVNELLVDHYREVSRAAVTRRRAG from the coding sequence ATGGACCTGCACGAGAGGCGGCGTCGCAGCCGCACCGTCCCGGCCACCGTCGTCCCCCTCGCGCCCGAGCGGCCGGCGCCTGCCCGTGCCGGGCGGCTCCGCGTGCTCGTCGTCACCGAGTCGTTCCTGCCCCAGGTCAACGGCGTCACCAACTCCGTGCGCCGGGTGCTGGAGCACCTGGCGGCCGAGGGGCACGAGGCCGAGCTGGTCGCGCCGACCGGCCCCGCGACGTACGCCGGGTTCCCGGTGACCATCGCGCGCGGCGCGAGCCTGCCGTTCTACGCCGACTTCCGCATCGGACTGGAGACCCGGCGCCGGCTGCGTGCCACCATGGAGCGGTTCCGGCCCGACGTCGTGCACATCGCGTCACCCGCTGCGCTCGGCCTGCAGGCGGCGCGGGCGGCGCGATCGCTCGGCATCCCCACGGTCGCGATCTACCAGACCGACCTGGTCGGCTTCGCGGAGCAGTACGGCGTCCCCGGTGGCGCGCGGGCGATGGGGGCGCTGACCCGCCGGATCCACCTGGGGGTCGATCGCACGCTGGCGCCGTCCACCGCGAGCATCGCGCAGCTCGAAGGGCTCGGCGTGCACGCGGTCGCCCGCTGGCCGCGGGGCGTGGACCAGGAGCTGTTCGCACCGGCGCGCCGCGACGAGGCCCTCCATTCCGAGCTCGCCCCCGACGGCAGCCTCCTGGTGGGGTACGTCGGCCGGCTGGCCGCGGAGAAGGAGCTGGAGCTGCTGGCCCACGTCGACCGGCTCCCGGGCGTGCGCCTCGTGCTCGTCGGCGGCGGACCCGAGGAGGCCAGGCTCAAGGCGCTGCTACCGGACGCGGCCTTCCTCGGCGTCCTCCACGGCGAGGAGCTCGCGCGCGCCCACGCCACGCTCGACGTCTTCGTGCACACCGGGCGCCACGAGACCTACTGCCAGTCGGCCCAGGAGGCGCTGGCCAGCGGGGTGCCCGTGGTCGCACCGCGGTCGGGCGGGCCGATCGACGTCGTGCCCGACGGCATCGCCGGTCACCTCTACGAGCCCGGTGACGCGGCGGATCTGTTGTCCCACGTCGAGCGCCTGGTGGCCCACCCCGTGCTCCGGCGCCGGATGGCGCTCGCCGCCCGCCAGAGCGTGCAGGGCCGGACGTGGCAGGCGGTCAACGAGCTGCTGGTGGACCACTACCGTGAGGTCAGCAGGGCCGCCGTCACCCGTCGCCGCGCCGGCTGA